DNA from Rosa rugosa chromosome 6, drRosRugo1.1, whole genome shotgun sequence:
AGTCAAGTGTTGACTTCGATAGTATTCAGGGTCAAGATATCCGAAACTACCCTTCACCTTTGTGCTAATGTGGGTCTTGGAAAGGGTGATCATGCCATTCTTCGACAACCCAAAATCTGAAACTTTGGCTACCCAATTCTCATCCAATAGTATGTTTGTGCTCTTCACATCACGGTGAATGATGGTGCCCTTAGTACCTGTATGTAGATAGTGCAAACCTTGCGCCGCACCAATACAAATATGAAGCCGTTGTTCCCACAAAAGAGGTGGATTATCAGTGTGGTAGAGATGGTCACCAAGAGTCCCACGTGCCATGTAATCATACACCAAGATCATCTCACCTTCATCGGCACAGTATCCAATAAGAGACACTACATGGCGGTGACGAAGTCGAGAGAGCATCTCGATTTCCGTCCTAAACTCGCTGGCCCCTTGTGATGACATGGCTTTCAACCGTTTGATTGCAACATGGGTAGCCCCATCCTCAAGAAATCCTTCGTACACATGGCCAAACCCTCCAACTCCAATAATGCGAGAATCGTTGAAGTTTTGAGTGGCGGCTTTCATCTCCGGTAGTGAAAAGTAATGACACAAATGGGACGGTAAAGTCAACGTTCCCTGGCTGGAACTAGACTCCTCAACTTTCCTTCCTCGCCTGAAATCAAAAATTCCAAGAACAGAGAGAAGAAGTAGGACTCCGGAGAGTACACAAACTATGATGGGCAGCAAAGAAGTATGTGATTTACTTGCGGTTGAACTTTTGGGGATTTGCTGCGCCAGCTTTGGTGGAGGTGAATCGGGGTTGGGTCTGGCAAGACTCCCATTTGAGTCACTGAGCTTGAAGATTTCCAACCCGTTCAAGATGGCATCGTTGTAAATAGTATACCAATCTCCCTGTAGCGCTGCAAGTCCTAGAAAGAAGTTAACTTTCTTCTGGCTTCCAACCGGAGACATGAACATGCCCACAACGTAGTCTCTGTAAACTGGATTCCCATTTGCTCCACTCCATCCAATGACATCTGCAAGTGCTTGTGCAGTTTTATTGGCCATGTAGATTTGAAACGACCGATCGCCATACTTGGTAATATTAGATTCAAACTCACAGAAATGGAGTCTCACCAGGTAATAAAACTTGGGATCTAAGGGAAATACCCATGTGAGGTTATAGCTCTTGTTCATGGTTTTGTTCATCCCCATTGACCGACCTGTTCTGTAAACTGGTTTTGGGGCAGAGTATTCTGGAATTTTGACGAAGTTGAGCTCGATTGTATTGTTCACTGGTAGCACGCTGAGTTTTTTACTTATATCATCCAAATAAGTTTCATCGGCAGTTTCCCAAGTCCGGTACATTCCGGTGTCTGCATACGGCGAGATGGGGCCTCCGCCGACGTTGATTCGGTACACCATCTCCAGAGCTGTGTTGTTTCCGATCTGATATGAGCTATCACTGGTGTCGATGAGATGAGCTGAAGTAGTATAGTAAAGACCGGTGGGCATGGACACGATTTCGATTCCGTTGATGAAAGCGTACGCATCTTTGCTTGGTGTGAAGGTGATCTCGAGTCTCTGTCCTGTCTCGATGTTTACACAGAATTCTCTGACCAGCGGGGACTCGCCGGAAGCGTCGGCGGTGACGGAGGCGTTGAAGTCTTTGAGGAGAGTGAAGCCGGCGGCGGTGACGGAGAAGAGGGAGTTGGAGCGTTGGAAGTTCGGGTTGTATGTATCTGGATTGAAATGCAAGCGGATGAACTTTTGGCCGGGAGAGAGGGGAATTGTGTAAGTGAATTTGGAGCGAGAGAGCCGAGCTTTGTTGTAAGGAACGTCGCTGGCGGTGGACGACGGCGGTGCATCTATGCATTCGGATGCGTTACCTGTTGGGGTGAATTTAGAGTCCTTATCTCCTCTCCAAGATCTGAGGTCCACAGAGTGCTGTAGGCCGGAATTGCCGCAGGCCAGGGTGATATTGTCGACCGGAGTGTATGGTGGCGACTGACCGGCGACGAAGAGAGTGAGGATGTGGAGAAACAAGGAGAGGTAGAGAAGAGTGACGATTGGTTTCATTGTAGGTAGAGAAAGATGAGAGGATGAAGTTGGAGAGGGGGATCTCCGCTGCTTCTGACATGAAATCATAAGCATGATCAATGTTCTGGTCCTTGTCTAGTCCTTGGGCAAATTTCTAATCACTGATTGTATTGGGTATATATTAAGTACCAGAGCTGCTGCTGCAACAATGACTCTTTGTCTTTCATTTAGAAATTTCGAGTCCTTATTATTAAAGTGTCTATGTAATCATCAACTTCAGTGCAAATTGAAGTTATCTTTTTCTTCAGGTCTGGTCATAATCGTATAATCGTTCTATTCCACATCGGTGCACAAAGACTTATTGACTTGCAAAGTCTTTCATTAGGAAAGCACCAAAGGCAACTGTTACATCTGAAATAAATCTTGGAATTACAACTAGGACAAAAGGTATGTGTTTAGGATTATTTAACTGCTAACCCATCTTCGTATCAAAAAAACTGCTAACCCATCTGTTAGTAAATCTGGTCGCCCCAAATCCAGATGGACGAAGCCTATGCCGGGTTGAGTGAGTATCTGCTTGGATGGGGCCTATAATCCTGTTACATTAGAGGGAGGTGTTGGTCTTAATATTGCTAGAGATAGTAATGGTATTTGTATGCATGGGAGGCCGGGCTAAGTATATTGATCGTGCTTCATCAGCTGAGCATGTTTGGAAGACATACCAAATTAATTTGAATCAAAAGTGTAGGTCACTTACTACAGAGCTTGTTTCTGATTTACTGATTATATTTCTTCTGCAAGGTGTGGAATGAAAAATTACTTTCAATTTTACCTCATGATATTGTTATAAAAATTAACTCTATTCCCCTGCCTTACTTCTATCAATAAGACCGTATCGTTTGGGGACCTACTGGTCATGTAATTTCACTATTAAATCTGCTTCTCAGTTACTTATTCAACATACTGTTGCACATTCTTTGGCAGTTAATCAAGCAAACACTACTTACTAGAGATGAGATTTTTTCTAATTATTGTTGGTAAATATATTGGTCTAATTGCTATATTAATAAGAaactagactccaaacacaccATATGGGTGTGGGTAATTATGTGAGAAGTTATTTCTCataatgtggagaaaattgctgcacatattttatttttgatttttgatttttttttgttaaatttcttttatttgtgaattgaccattttgtctttctcaaatatttcagttcaaatgttttttaatatttaagggatattttggtaaaatttttctgttttggctgacaaactctcttctcttaataatagtatagattaagaGATTATTTATGCAGATCAAGTAAAAAGTAGAAAGCATAATTCAAATCAAAGTAAACCAATAAAAGTTAGAAAAACCTTAAACAATATGGTCGAGTCTAGAACTTGGTTCTATGTCCTTAAGACAAAATTACCTCCTCATCGGTGCTTGAAGGTTTTAATGGCAAACGTTTCCCATTTGTGATCAGCCATGACTTCTCATTGCATAGTCATTTACATTTATTCAACTTCACACATTTTCATTATATTATTCATCCacaaattatggaaaataaaatatttaatattaaattttccaacaatTATCATATTGACAGATCTTGTCAGTTTTGTCATTTCCGATATTGAAACAATAGATCATCTTTTCTTTCATTGCTCTTATACCAGACAGGTTTGGCAAAGCAgctttccttctttctcttttgagGATTGGAATTATTCATTTATTGAATGGCTGGATCACTGCTTATTGTATTTGGAAAGCTAGAAATGATGCTACCTTTAGGGATAAATTGTCCTTACCTATTCAAACCTTTTATGCAGCTTTTACCATGTTTAATGACTTCAACAGATGTAATTAATCCTAAACCCActtagaaacatgcttctaaagATCTTGTTAGATGGAAGCCTCCGAACCATGGTCCtttaaaattaaattttgatggttcTGTTCTTCATGACAGTACATAAGAGTGTTGGTGGGTTTGTGTTTCGAAATACATATGGAAATCCTATATTAGCTGCTTGAAACAATCTGGGATGTAATGATATTCTTATTACAGAAGCACGACCTTCACAATTTTCTTCATCTTGAAGTAGAAGGAGATTCTAAGCTCCTCATTGACAGCATAAATGGTCAGTTTTAAATACCTTGGAGGATCATGTCTATTGTCCAAGATATCTATACTATTGCTGCTAATTTGGAATATGTCTATTTTAAACAtatcaaaagagaagaaaacttTCTTGCTGATGTCATTGCGCACACTAGACATAGCTCTTCGCCTCAAGTATGGAGCAACTCTCTTCCTTTATCTGCTAatcattctttcttttttgattcCTTAGGTTTAAGTTGTTTAAGAGGTTCTGTTTTGTAATTTCTTTGTATTTTCAAAAAATTTAccaaataaaaattagaaattacaGTCATATATTACCCGATATGGGAAAATTGACAAAGCAATAGTGGAGGGGCCAGCTATTGACTCACAATTTAAAGCCAAAATATACATCGAGATTCAACAACAGAAGAGAGATGAAAACAGGAGTTCAAGGGGATAAAATCAGCTGTCCCCAATTACACtatccccatgcattcattggtccataaaaaataaaaaataaaaaaaaagattaagaaaatatttttttaatctttgtggaccaatgaatgcatggggacagcATAGGGATAGTGTATtggggacagctgatttcatcccgAGTTGAAGTTGGTTTCATGTTGGTATTTAATAATTGCATACAAGTAAGTTCGTTGGTTGGGTTTTTAGTGATTAAGTAATTTGAGTTTCACACTTTCACATTTAAAATCAATTAACAATAAATAAAGTTGACCCAAACTTTTATAAGCTCATAGATAAGATCTAATTTTCCCGGGATCTATATGCCCAACACTTAGCTAGCTTGCTCATGATAATATTCATAGCAAGAGAATTAATCATGTATTTGAGATGGATGTAATGGGAAGGAGGATGCTTAAAAGATTTGCATGAATGGTTGTATTTCTCTAAATTAAAAATGTGTGGACACTAAGACTTGCGGGTCAAAATTTGGCAGCACGATATAGACATAGACCCTCATTATGATTAAAGATTATAGGATTTGTGACCTTGGCATTGCCGTAAGAtattctcaatcaattggttGCGTTCTCATGAAAGAATCTTAGTGCACATCAATCAAATTCTTGTATAATGCACAAATGTCTTGGTCTTTGGCCAATTAATTAGGTCTCATTAAACCATATTGCGCTAGTTACATTATTTGACCGTAAATTGTATTTACCAATCAAAAAATTTCATTGTCAGACAGTAAAAGATGGAACTGATAAAGAAAATTGTTTATCGTTTAAATGGGTAGATTTCTAAGTTCGCAATCAAATAGAGAGTTTACTATTAAGAttctaaaaataataataataataa
Protein-coding regions in this window:
- the LOC133714390 gene encoding receptor-like protein kinase FERONIA translates to MLMISCQKQRRSPSPTSSSHLSLPTMKPIVTLLYLSLFLHILTLFVAGQSPPYTPVDNITLACGNSGLQHSVDLRSWRGDKDSKFTPTGNASECIDAPPSSTASDVPYNKARLSRSKFTYTIPLSPGQKFIRLHFNPDTYNPNFQRSNSLFSVTAAGFTLLKDFNASVTADASGESPLVREFCVNIETGQRLEITFTPSKDAYAFINGIEIVSMPTGLYYTTSAHLIDTSDSSYQIGNNTALEMVYRINVGGGPISPYADTGMYRTWETADETYLDDISKKLSVLPVNNTIELNFVKIPEYSAPKPVYRTGRSMGMNKTMNKSYNLTWVFPLDPKFYYLVRLHFCEFESNITKYGDRSFQIYMANKTAQALADVIGWSGANGNPVYRDYVVGMFMSPVGSQKKVNFFLGLAALQGDWYTIYNDAILNGLEIFKLSDSNGSLARPNPDSPPPKLAQQIPKSSTASKSHTSLLPIIVCVLSGVLLLLSVLGIFDFRRGRKVEESSSSQGTLTLPSHLCHYFSLPEMKAATQNFNDSRIIGVGGFGHVYEGFLEDGATHVAIKRLKAMSSQGASEFRTEIEMLSRLRHRHVVSLIGYCADEGEMILVYDYMARGTLGDHLYHTDNPPLLWEQRLHICIGAAQGLHYLHTGTKGTIIHRDVKSTNILLDENWVAKVSDFGLSKNGMITLSKTHISTKVKGSFGYLDPEYYRSQHLTEKSDVYSFGVILCEVLSGRPAVTTVDNDRVDLAGWAKKCHGNGKLDQIIDPNLKGKIAVRCLHKFVSIAMRCMDDNRINRPSMNDVVRELQFALKMQQNNEDYTDRIEMTVQDRIVLIKDNEGSCSSEQSSGANESIQGLTGTIFSEIIDPVGR